Within the Candidatus Babeliaceae bacterium genome, the region GCGAAACCATTTCGCATCATGCTTGCCATTATACTGTGTGCAATGATAGTAGACATGTCCCTTCTGCCTTTCAGGCGTTATAGATAAGCCACAATCACCACAGCGCAATAAGCCGCGATACATATATGGTAAGCCGGCATATTTAAATTTTTTCTTATTGAAACCGCCTTTAACTGCTTGAACTTGATCAAAAAGAGTCTTGGTAATAAGTGGCGGATATTTATGCGGATACATCTTGCTCTTAACCACCATCATTCCATAGTAAAAATGGTTATTAAGAAGTTTATCGATATAACCCTTTGACCAAGTCACACCATAATCATCTTTAAGCTTTTCAAGAAGCAGTTTCATTGAATAGGCACTGGTCGCGTATAATTCAAAAGCCTTGGTGATAATATATGACAAGTGCTCATCGACAATAATATCTTTCTTCTCATCCGGAAGCCTAATATTTTTGTAGCCAAAAGGAGCTTTACTGGTCCACTCGCCCCTACGCAACTTTTGCTCATTAGCGCGTTTTACGTTATCACTTATTGCATCAGAATAATATTTTGCAAGACCAAGGCTGATACTAAATTGAAATTTCTGTGTAGCGGAAATCTGACTGTTAATAATTTGTCCATCTGATATAAAGTGCAACTCAACTTCGTCCCTTAAGGCCTTCTCATAAAGAGCAGAAACTCTTACATCAAATATATTGCCCCTGGTGAGTCGATCCACTTTATCAAAACAAATAACTACTTTTTCTTTTTGCTTAAGAACAAAATCGATGATACCGTCGAACTCATCTCGCTGGTCTGTATATGCGCTTTCATCAAAGCTACAGCTTTTAATGATATTGAAATGTTTATTTTGACAGTACTTTTCAAGACGAGCTACCTGAGCTGGTAGGGACAAGCCCGCTTCTTTTTGTTCTTCAGTGCTGACACGAGCTATGATAACTGCATTCATGTTTTTTGATACTTCTTCGTATTAAAGTCTATAATTAGCTTTAAAATTGATTATTTACTCTTTTGAGCCAACTTCTTTTTCATATAGCAAACGTATACCTTCGCATAGAAGAGTAGACCTATCCGTCTTATTTCGATCTCTAATACGTTTAATAAAAACTTCGTCTAATAGTAGTTCATCATCCTCTGACATATAAACGGTAGTTTTTGCCTTTTTAGGCATTTGTAAATCTTGCATAGATTAATCCCCCAAATATTTGATCTTTTATACGACATAAACAGAATATCATTTTTAAAAATGACGTCAAATCGCTATGATTTTAAATATATTTGACAACTTGACGCTATTTCATATTTATTGTATTATGATAGATAAATTAAATACCCCAAGAGATAAACTAAATATGGATGAAAATAATAAATCACTTTTCATTGAAAAAATAAGCGAACCAGTACAAGCTGGAATCATATTGTCAGTTGCATGGCTAATAGTAGCTTCGTTCATCTATTTTGATCAATTAACCAATTATCCCTCTTCGTACAATGAACGCCTAGATCTTCGTATCAACGATTATTTTAAATGGGATGATGATATTGAACGCAAAGATGAAGCTCTTGAATATGCTAAAGCTCATGGCGATGGAGCTAAAGCACAAGTGCTATTAGATATTGGGTTTAGATTCCTAAAACCGGCCTTCAGTGCTCTTGGATACCATGCTCTTATAGTATTACCCATTCTTATGGGATGGCTAATGGCCTACATTATCGCACGGAGACGTAAATATCTTTTTATAAGTATTTCCGCCTGTTTACTTTTTTTAGCGCTCAGCAATCTCATGCGACTTGCCAAAATTTATCTTCTTTTATGTATATGTATTTTTATCTTTTGGCTTCTTATAAAAGCAGCTATTTATGAATTGTCTTACATATTTTATAAAGCAAAAGAAGATGCCAAAAATAAAGATAATTCGTAAGATTACTACTGATCGACATAACTATTTTTGCTAATATATTTAAGCGCCTCAACAATAGGAATTCTTTTCATGAGCGCGGCTCTTTCTGCATTTATATCACAAAGCGCTTGGCACATTTCAAGTACATTTAACCATTTATCACTTTTCTTAGCCCATGCCTTAAGTTGTTCATAAGAAATATCCATCTTGAGGCAAATTTCGGATAAAGAATAGGTATCATGCTCACGACATGCCATAAGCAATTTTGAAAAGTTTTGTTGTTTTCTATCAGCCCTTTTCATTAATCAACCCATTTAAAGATAAGAGCGATGTTCGTGTTGAATTAATGAACTGTCGCCTCTCACTTCTTTCCATACAGGCTATTTCTGAATAATAACCATGTTTTAATGGTCGCCCTTGGTGGTAATAACATCGTCCATTTTTAAGCGCTATGTGTCGACAGGGATGCACTCTTGAAGAATTCTTTTTAGGTTGAGCACCACACTTGGGTAACCTTGAAAAGTCCATTTTGAATCTCATGTCTTCCCCTTCTCTTTTTCTTTAACCCCTGGCTGAATTAACGTATTAAGAATAGCATCTCCATCAGAGTGAATGTTATAGTTAACGTTAATAGTCTGACTTTTGCCGCGATATTGTTGAAGCATATTAAGTGCTTGATGACTCAAGCGCACCATCATCATCGCTTGTCCCATAATATTATAATTATCTTGTGCCATGGTCTCAATGCCTTTTAAGTGCAAAGAAACAAACTGGGCTGCTAATATTGTTTCAACGGTATCTTGTGGTTTAATGCCACGCATGAGACTTACTACGGCATCAAGATCATCGTCACTCCAAGCATTTTCCTTAGGCCAATGACTTGATGAGTTATAAGATAAAAGCATAGCCCGCTTAACAAGCAATCTTGCAGCATTTTCATTATCACAATTCATTGCTTCAATAAGAAGAGAAATTTGGTTTGGCGATGCCACCTTTTTTAATTTTTTTGTCATAGATTTCCCGTTATTTTATTTTCTTGTTCCACTAAATGTTTCATTAATCTCAAGCCACTCTGGAGCTCCCCTGTTTTAGCTCGAGGTGAATCTGGCCCCATATTTATTTCTTGCTCAAGCTTGTTATAAGCAAATCTCGATATTGTTCGCTCACTAATATAATGTAGAGCCCAGTTAACTAATGCCTGATCTTCTTCATTCCATGATTTTCTTACCAAGTTTAAATCATATTGCATTTGCATTGATACCTTTGAAATAATCCATGTTTTAATATCAAAACCCTGTTCTATAGCCTCACCAATATCTTTGCCAATTGGAGTTGGATAAGCTATTGCATGTGCATATAATGATTGCCACTTATTCAACATATTTTTGCCGGCGTCATCATTGTCATAGCAAATAAACAAATGGGGTTTCTGCTTTGCTAAATAGTCAGCTAATATATCAGGATTTTTCATACTGCTACCAACGGCTAGTGCAAATCCAAAATCATTTATAATATTTTGAAGAGCAATAGCATCTAACTCTGATTCAACTACAACCATTACGTTGCGATTATTTGTTTCCCCGTTAATATACATCCCATCTGTGCTGCCAGAGATTATTACATATTTTTTTTCATCGCCTTCTTTCCATTCGGAACGTCTTACTTTTAAGCCAACAACTTTGTTTTTTTTAAATGTTGGTATGAGAATGCCTTTTGGTAGCCATACCTTGTCCTTCTCAACTTCCCAATGAGCACCATCTTGCCATAAGTCTTCCGATATCCATCCAAGCTTATTTTTTTTTACCGCTTCTAATGATATGCCTCGTTTGGCAAGATAAGCCAAAGCGTCATGCCGTTTTAAAATTTCCGAATAAGAACATTCAACAAGTGCTGTAGCATTATTAATCCATGTTTCATTTGGTTGTCTTGGGATAGCCGAAGAAATCAATTTTGCCTTATCTAAAGAAAATGAAAATGATTCACGCTTGGGTATGGTGATTCCAATACGTTTTAATGCCTCGTTAAATTCTTGACCAAGAATATCCCTACAAAATTGAATAGTATCGCCACTAATTTCACATTGTCGAC harbors:
- a CDS encoding recombinase family protein, with the protein product MNAVIIARVSTEEQKEAGLSLPAQVARLEKYCQNKHFNIIKSCSFDESAYTDQRDEFDGIIDFVLKQKEKVVICFDKVDRLTRGNIFDVRVSALYEKALRDEVELHFISDGQIINSQISATQKFQFSISLGLAKYYSDAISDNVKRANEQKLRRGEWTSKAPFGYKNIRLPDEKKDIIVDEHLSYIITKAFELYATSAYSMKLLLEKLKDDYGVTWSKGYIDKLLNNHFYYGMMVVKSKMYPHKYPPLITKTLFDQVQAVKGGFNKKKFKYAGLPYMYRGLLRCGDCGLSITPERQKGHVYYHCTQYNGKHDAKWFREEEITEQLGQVFKKLQLPDNIMQLIIGTLNEVHQDKIEFHNKHFDELTKKQKELTTMMDRLYLDKLKGRITDEHYDRFYLNLRDQMNDTNDRLAQLQEAEDNYYVTARYLLDISNKAYDLFISSEVEEKRQLIKLVLQNLRIEGENVLYDAHKPFDLLLTYSVSQLWRP
- a CDS encoding toprim domain-containing protein, translated to MDLLELAKEAGINPQWVAGTQGGEYKSSCPKCGGTDRFFMQPNRQQKNCIGYYACRQCEISGDTIQFCRDILGQEFNEALKRIGITIPKRESFSFSLDKAKLISSAIPRQPNETWINNATALVECSYSEILKRHDALAYLAKRGISLEAVKKNKLGWISEDLWQDGAHWEVEKDKVWLPKGILIPTFKKNKVVGLKVRRSEWKEGDEKKYVIISGSTDGMYINGETNNRNVMVVVESELDAIALQNIINDFGFALAVGSSMKNPDILADYLAKQKPHLFICYDNDDAGKNMLNKWQSLYAHAIAYPTPIGKDIGEAIEQGFDIKTWIISKVSMQMQYDLNLVRKSWNEEDQALVNWALHYISERTISRFAYNKLEQEINMGPDSPRAKTGELQSGLRLMKHLVEQENKITGNL